CGCCCACTCGCCGCCGCCACTGGGGACGAAGACGTTGACGATACCCGCGGTGAGGAACGCGACTACGGGGAGCGTTCCGTCGGGCGAGACGTGAACCATTCCCTGTGCAATCTGCGTCGCGAGGCTGGCCGACCCCTCCGGCGCGTAGCCCATGATACCCATGATGCCCGCGTAGAAGGGGAACTGGAGGATGATCCCCCAGACGTTCTCGACGGCCTCCTTCATCGCGCCGATGTACGCCGCCGGGGTGCCGTGAAGGACGACGCCGAGGAAGAGGAACGAGAAGTTGACGATGTTCAGGTTGAGGTTGTTCCACGGCATCGTTCCGTCCACGACTCCGCGGACGAAGTAGCCGACGACGGCCAGCAACCCGGCGAAGCCGATGGCGTACGCGACGAACGACGAGTGTTCGATCCGCTCCGCGAGCGTCATTCCATCCGTCGTCGTCGGCGGTGCCGTGACCGTTTCGCCGCCGTCGGTCGCCGTCTCGACCTGTTCGGGGTCGAGCGGGTGTTTTTTCGCCTCGCTCTCGGGGTACATCAGCAGGAACAACAACGGGAGGAAGACGAGGCCGACGAGGACGAAAATGACGATGTTGGCCGCCGTGAATATGGTCTGTCCCGTCGAAATCGTGGAGTTCAGGACGCCGCTTGCGAGGAGGAAGTTCCCCTCGTCCGCAGTCGAGTTGAGTACCAACGGGATCGATCCCGCGAGGCCGCCGTGCCAGACGATGAATCCGGAGTAGGCCCCCGCCACGATGATGGGGAAGTCGATGGTTCGGATCTCCTCCGCCACTTTTCGTGCGAAAATGGCACCCACGACGAGACCGAGGCCCCAGTGGACGAACGAGGCGACGGCGGCCACGACCGGCACCAACGCGGCGGCGCTTCGTTCGCTCGACGGGACCGCCGCCATCCGTGAGAGAAAGCGATCCACGACGGCGGACTGTGCGAGTGCATAGCCCGTCATCAGAATGAGCGTCATCTGCATCGCGAATTCGAGCAGTGCCCAGAAGCCACCGTACCACCCGTCGAGGAGGATGTTCGTGCCGTGTTCCAACGGTCCGCCGCTCGATCCGACGAACACGAACGCGAACCCGTACGCGACGAACGTCAGAATGATCGCGAACAGAAACGCGTCCGGGAGGTAGCGTTCCACGAGTCGTGAACTGCCTTCGGCCATCCGTCTGATTACGTTTGCCATGATTTCGACTGATAATATCTAGCAATCGAGTATAAACGTTCGTCAGACGCTCAGTGGTGAATCGTCGGGCTTTTGCAGTCTCCCGGACGAGCATCGACATGCACATTCTGGGCGACCTCGTCGTCCGTTCCCGACGAAGCGACGATCCGGCGCTTGGGGTTCCCGGTTCCGGAGGGTACGACTATCATCGCCTCTGTACGACGGCGTGGAAGACGGGGAACTTCTTCCGGCACCTCGGCGTGCGCGAGGGAGTGACGGTCGGTATCCACGCAAAACCCGCACCACAGCCGATTCTGGGCTTCCTCGGTAGCGTTCTGCTCGGCGCGAGCGTGCGGTTCGACCCGCCGAACGACATCGACGCGCGTGTCCTGCTCGCACCGACCGAGGCGGTTGGCGAGTACGAACTTCCTCCGGGTGGACAGTACGTCGCCTACGGCGATGCCCCTGCCGACCCGACCGTCTCGCACTTCGAAACCGACGTGTGGAGCGAAAATCCGGTCTTCCCCGAGACGCCGCTTTCGTCCGATACACCTGCACTCACGGGAGCGCGTGAAGTGTCCCACGCCGAGTTGCTCGACGCCGGAACCGCGGTGGCCGACGAATGGGGACTCGGCCCGTCCGATTCGGTCGCGGTTCGTGCACCGTTGTCGGACCCGAGGGCGATAGCCGCCGGACTCGTCGCGCCGCTCCTCGTCGGCGGGGAGTGCGTCCTCGATACCGAGCGGACGGCCGATTTCGCGGTCGTTGACGGCGATTCGGGCGCATCGAACGCGCCCGAATCGCCTGCGCTCACGCTGGACGACGTTCCGCTGTAATCCTCTTTTTTGACTTCCGCAACCACATGGATTAGGATACCTCTCCACGAATCCCGACCATGACCACGACGAACATCGACGACGGTTCGGCAATCGGTC
The genomic region above belongs to Haladaptatus sp. R4 and contains:
- a CDS encoding short-chain fatty acid transporter — encoded protein: MANVIRRMAEGSSRLVERYLPDAFLFAIILTFVAYGFAFVFVGSSGGPLEHGTNILLDGWYGGFWALLEFAMQMTLILMTGYALAQSAVVDRFLSRMAAVPSSERSAAALVPVVAAVASFVHWGLGLVVGAIFARKVAEEIRTIDFPIIVAGAYSGFIVWHGGLAGSIPLVLNSTADEGNFLLASGVLNSTISTGQTIFTAANIVIFVLVGLVFLPLLFLLMYPESEAKKHPLDPEQVETATDGGETVTAPPTTTDGMTLAERIEHSSFVAYAIGFAGLLAVVGYFVRGVVDGTMPWNNLNLNIVNFSFLFLGVVLHGTPAAYIGAMKEAVENVWGIILQFPFYAGIMGIMGYAPEGSASLATQIAQGMVHVSPDGTLPVVAFLTAGIVNVFVPSGGGEWAVVGETLVKAAHSSGTSVPRVAIAAAWGDAWTNMIQPFWAIPLLAISGLSVRDIMGYCVLVLIGSGVIISLGLLFLPM